The Actinomycetota bacterium DNA window GATCTGCCCAAAATCCGCGAGTGGTACATGGGCATTGACTACGGTACCGCGGGCAGCGCATTTGTGGCTCTACTCCTTGGCATCGGTGAGGACAACCGTCTCTATTTCGCCAGGGAATGGCGCTGGGATTCTGTTAAGAAACAACGACGACTCTCAGACCTGCAGTACTCAAAGCGGCTCAAGACGTGGCTGACCAGTCTTGAGAGTCAGCTGGGTAAGGTCGAGCCGCGCCGGATTTACGTTGACCCTTCGGCGGCTTCCTTTATCGTCCAGCTCTACGACGACGGCTGGGAAGGCGTCACCAAGGCCAATAACGACGTGGTGCCGGGCATCAGGTTCTTCGGCAATCTCATCAGCGCTGACCGCTGGCGCATTCACGAACTCTGCAGCGGCACGATTACTGAGATGCAGGAGTACGTCTGGGACCCGAAAGCACAGGATCGTGGTGAGGACAAGCCGCTCAAACAGAAGGACCACGGGCCGGATGCGGGCCGGTACGGCGTGATGGGAACCCGCAGGATCACCAGGCACTGGATAAACGAAGAGCTCGATCAAGCAGCTTAAAGGAGAGAATTGCCGCTCCCAACAAACACCACCAAGATGCCGTGGCCGCCGCCGGACTTTACTGCCATTGTTCAGGACATGCAGATGGCCGATGCCTGGTACTCCGGCGACCCGGACAAGCTCATGGCCTACTATGGTGGCGCTCCGAGTGCGGCTTTGGGGAAACAGGACAACAGCTTTGAGCGCAGCTTCGGCGTCTCATTCCGTGGTGGCATTTCTTTCTGGAGCCGGCGCTCCAATGACCCGGGCAACCGGGGCGTGCCGCGCATCCACGTGCCGGTCGCCGCCGACATCGCCTCGCGCTCAACGGACTTTCTCTTTGGCGAGTCTCCAACTATTCAGATTCCCGAGGCCCACGAGCAGAAGGCTGTGGAGGGCGCGGTCGATACCGAGGCCCGGCTGCAGGAACTCATGGAGCTGTTGCAGATAGAGGCACTGCTAACCGAGGCGGCGGATTTCGCCTCCGGCATCGGTGGGGTCTACCTGGTCCCGGGCTGGGACCAGGAGATCGGGCAGCACCCCATCCTCAGGGTGGTTTCTGGCGACTGCGCAATACCAGAATTTCGCTACGGCTATCTCTCGGCTGTCACCTTTTACCGGACAGTCAAAACCGATAAGCGTAAGGTCTGGCGGCACCTGGAAAAGCACGAGCCCGGCCATATTTACCATGGTCTCTACGAGGGCGACAAGGATGTGCTCGGCGACCTCGTGATGCTCGATACCCTCAAGGAGACTGCTGGTTTTAGTGAGGACGTGAAGCTGCCCGACGGCATCACCGGTCTGATGGTCTCCTACATCCCGAACGCCCTGCCCAACCGCAAGCGCAGGATGAGAGTGGGCCGCTCCGACACCGCCGGCGCGGAGAGCATGATGGATGCGCTCGACGAGACCTGGACTTCGTGGATGCGTGATATCCGGCTGGGTCAGGCAAAGGTTTTCGTTCCCAACGACTGGCTCAAGCGCACCGAACGGGGCGGCGGGGCGCAGTTCGACCACGATCAGGACGTATTTGTCAGGCTCGATGTCGATCCGCTTTCCAAAGAGGCGATGAATATCACGCCCAACCAGTTTGCCATCAGGTACGAGGAGCACAGGGGCACGTACCTAGAGCTATTTGAGCAGATCATCCATGCCGCCGGGTACAGCCCGCAGAGCTTCGGCCTCCACATCGAGGGGCAGGCGGAAAGCGGTACTGCCCTTAAGCTCCGGGAGGGCGCAAGCTACAGGACCACGATGAAGAAGCGCCGTTTCTTCGAGCCCGCGGTGGCTGCCGCCCTGGAGAAGATGCTCATCATCGACCAGCAGGTCTTCGGAAGCAGCATCGTTCCGTTTCGCCCGCGGGTGGTTTGCAATGAGGCTGAGTCCGACCAGATGCAGACGGCCCAAACTGTCCAGCTGCTCAGAACTGCCGGCGCGATGTCTATCCGTAACCTCGTCAAGATGGCCCAGCCTCACCTCGAGGGCGAGGAGCTAGACGCAGAGGTCCAACGCTGCATGCAGGAGCAGGGAATGTTGCTGCCCGATCCCACCGCGAACGTCTGATGACTATTTCCAGATGCACGGCGACAAAATCCAGCGGTTGGCGTTGTCCCAGGCGTGCGATCAAGGGCAAAGACAAATGTCGGCTTCACGGCGGGTTGATGGTCGGAATAAATGTGACAACTCGTGTGCACGCCCGTTTTGTCCTGATCATTGCGAAACTTGAGAATGGACCGAAGATCAAGGGCTTTCTTCTGTTTGAAACCGGCGAGCTGAAGTGGCTGTCCTGAGATGTCTGGAAGCGGAGACGCCCGCGAAGATTTAGCCAGCCGCATAGCTGAAGAAATCATGATGATGTATCAAGAGGCGGAGGTGGCAATCAAGAAAGAGATTGCCCGAAAGTTCGCCAAGGGTCTGGACGCCACCGATTGGGCGGCTCAGAAAAGGGTGGGTATCGGCGCGCTGCGAAGGGCTGCTGAAATCGAGGTCAGGAAACTCGACAAGGGTATCTCCACGGTTCCCGGTCATATGGAAGACGCGTACAGAGCCGGAGCTGAAAGCGCCAAGGTCAACATTGAAGTTGGCTTTTATGGCACGAATACTCCGGCAATCAAGGTTCTAGCTAACGAGCTTGTATCCGGGATTCGCACAGCCCATTTTCAGATTCTGCGCAGGGTCAACGATGAGTACCGGCGCGCCATAACCGACACCCTCCATCTATCGGCCTCAGGCGTTTACACTCGTAGGCAGGCCGCGATGAAGGCCATGGACGAGCTGGTGAAAAGCGGCTTCGGGCGCTTCGTGGACAAGTCCGGACGCGCCTGGTCACTCCAAAGTTACGTCGAGATGTCTACCAGAACGGGCTTGAGCCGCACCATGCTGCAGGGCAGGCTTGACGCATACCAAGCAGCCGGCCATGACCTGGTTATCATCTCCGATGCTCCTGAGGAGTGCTCAGTCTGCAGGCCCTGGGAGGGACGCATCCTCTCGATCTCGGGTCAGGATAAAAGCCATGCTTCTCTGGCAACGGCGAGAGCGGCGGGGCTGTTTCATCCCAACTGTCGACACAGCGCCAACCGCTGGATAAAGGGCCTCACCAAGCCGCTCTACAACACCAAGACCGCTGACCCCAAAGGTGATGAGCTCCGCCAGCAGCAGCGCTACCTCGAGCGCCAGGTACGCAAGAAGAAGGAAAAGGTCGCGGTCAATAAGGCATGGCTTGAGAATGACAAGAATTTCGAGGCCCGGCGGGCCTTGGTCAAATCCGAGGAACAACTGAAGACGGCTAAATCGAAACTCGACACTTTTATCACTGAGAACGATCGTAAGCGTCGACGCGATCGTGAGCAGA harbors:
- a CDS encoding phage portal protein, encoding MPLPTNTTKMPWPPPDFTAIVQDMQMADAWYSGDPDKLMAYYGGAPSAALGKQDNSFERSFGVSFRGGISFWSRRSNDPGNRGVPRIHVPVAADIASRSTDFLFGESPTIQIPEAHEQKAVEGAVDTEARLQELMELLQIEALLTEAADFASGIGGVYLVPGWDQEIGQHPILRVVSGDCAIPEFRYGYLSAVTFYRTVKTDKRKVWRHLEKHEPGHIYHGLYEGDKDVLGDLVMLDTLKETAGFSEDVKLPDGITGLMVSYIPNALPNRKRRMRVGRSDTAGAESMMDALDETWTSWMRDIRLGQAKVFVPNDWLKRTERGGGAQFDHDQDVFVRLDVDPLSKEAMNITPNQFAIRYEEHRGTYLELFEQIIHAAGYSPQSFGLHIEGQAESGTALKLREGASYRTTMKKRRFFEPAVAAALEKMLIIDQQVFGSSIVPFRPRVVCNEAESDQMQTAQTVQLLRTAGAMSIRNLVKMAQPHLEGEELDAEVQRCMQEQGMLLPDPTANV
- a CDS encoding phage minor capsid protein, producing the protein MMMYQEAEVAIKKEIARKFAKGLDATDWAAQKRVGIGALRRAAEIEVRKLDKGISTVPGHMEDAYRAGAESAKVNIEVGFYGTNTPAIKVLANELVSGIRTAHFQILRRVNDEYRRAITDTLHLSASGVYTRRQAAMKAMDELVKSGFGRFVDKSGRAWSLQSYVEMSTRTGLSRTMLQGRLDAYQAAGHDLVIISDAPEECSVCRPWEGRILSISGQDKSHASLATARAAGLFHPNCRHSANRWIKGLTKPLYNTKTADPKGDELRQQQRYLERQVRKKKEKVAVNKAWLENDKNFEARRALVKSEEQLKTAKSKLDTFITENDRKRRRDREQIKSAY